From the genome of Spirosomataceae bacterium TFI 002, one region includes:
- a CDS encoding topoisomerase-4 subunit A yields MSDKEKAYDPTQQNEIIDDMFEDYFLEYASYVILERAVPASEDGLKPVQRRLMHALKEMDDGRFNKVANVIGATMQFHPHGDASIGDAMVSIGQKELLLDIQGNWGDIRTGDRAAAPRYIEVRLSKFAHEVLFNEDTTEWQMSYDGRKREPVTLPAKFPLLLEMGVEGIAVGLSTKLMPHNFNEICDASIKYLNGTKFKLYPDFLTGGMIDVSNYNDGKRGGKIKVRARITEVDKKTLKISEIPYGTTTGGLIDSILKANDSGKIKVKKVEDNTARDVEIIIHLGTNTSPDITIDALYAFTSCEVSISPNAVVIREDKPRFVGVSDILIESADQTVRLLKRELEIKKFELMEKILYSSLEKIFIENRIYRDIEEAETFEAVIDVIDLGLEPFKKDFYREITREDILRLTEIRIKRISKYDGYKADELMTRLQDNLAEVNHHLDNLVQYAIDFYKNLIDKYGKDRPRRTEILEFGEVQATIVAANNQKLYVDREGGFVGYGLKKDEFISDCSDIDDIIAFRSDGTYSISKIQEKNFLGKGIIHCAVFRKNDERRIYNFIYLDGKTGVSYAKRFNITSITRDKEYTVTKGNPKSKVLYWSDNENGEAEIVTVNLTAGSTAKKKQFEYNFADLLIKGRSSQGNKLTKYPVRKVTLKTAGKSTLGGVDIWYTPNIGRLNRDEHGEYVGNFEADDKIIVIYKNGEYELTNFELTNHYDARQVSLLSKFEEDKPISAIYYDGEQRLYLVKRFLIETSTMDKRFQFLNEHNRTEMLGLSYDYLPRVEIKYKKDRKSNVVAKEFKMEDMVDVRGWKAQGNRLPMMKISSVKMLDPEIPEEEEKEDEDVEDTVDNDNKEPKSAKESDDDTVDNDDDSDDDDDNSDDEDDDSVDDNDDDSDDDDDNSDDEDSDDDDDSDDDGDDDPKNDTEPPVVESKKEEAKTEPGAIPKPAKPKPKDETQLGLF; encoded by the coding sequence ATGAGTGATAAGGAAAAAGCCTACGACCCAACGCAACAAAATGAAATAATTGATGATATGTTTGAGGATTATTTCCTCGAATACGCCTCCTACGTAATTCTTGAACGTGCAGTACCAGCTAGTGAAGATGGTTTAAAACCCGTACAAAGAAGGCTTATGCATGCATTGAAAGAAATGGATGATGGGCGATTTAACAAAGTAGCCAACGTTATAGGTGCTACCATGCAATTTCACCCCCATGGTGATGCGTCCATAGGAGATGCTATGGTAAGCATAGGTCAAAAAGAACTTCTGCTCGATATCCAAGGAAACTGGGGGGATATTCGCACTGGAGATAGAGCTGCAGCACCACGTTACATTGAGGTTCGTCTTTCAAAATTTGCCCACGAAGTTCTCTTTAATGAAGACACTACCGAATGGCAAATGTCATACGATGGTAGAAAGCGTGAACCAGTAACATTACCTGCAAAGTTTCCACTCCTACTCGAAATGGGAGTGGAAGGAATCGCTGTTGGACTGAGTACCAAACTCATGCCTCACAACTTCAATGAGATATGTGATGCAAGTATAAAGTACCTAAACGGAACCAAATTTAAGCTTTATCCCGATTTCCTCACTGGAGGAATGATTGATGTGAGCAATTATAATGATGGTAAGCGAGGGGGCAAAATCAAAGTTAGGGCCAGAATCACCGAAGTAGATAAGAAAACTCTGAAAATCAGTGAAATTCCGTATGGAACGACCACTGGCGGGCTTATTGATTCCATTCTAAAGGCCAATGATTCAGGTAAAATTAAAGTTAAAAAAGTAGAAGATAATACTGCTAGAGATGTTGAAATCATCATTCATCTTGGTACTAATACTTCTCCCGATATCACTATAGATGCTCTTTATGCTTTTACTTCTTGTGAGGTTAGTATTTCTCCCAATGCGGTAGTCATTAGAGAAGACAAGCCAAGGTTTGTTGGTGTTAGTGATATACTCATAGAATCTGCTGATCAAACAGTTCGCTTACTTAAAAGAGAACTTGAAATCAAGAAATTTGAACTGATGGAGAAGATCCTTTACAGTTCATTGGAGAAAATATTTATCGAAAACAGAATATATCGAGATATTGAAGAAGCAGAAACTTTTGAAGCAGTAATTGACGTGATCGACTTAGGATTGGAGCCTTTCAAAAAAGACTTCTATCGTGAAATCACAAGAGAAGACATTTTGAGATTAACAGAAATTAGGATCAAGAGAATCTCTAAGTATGATGGCTACAAGGCGGATGAACTAATGACAAGATTGCAAGACAACTTGGCAGAAGTAAATCATCATTTGGATAACCTTGTACAATATGCCATTGATTTTTACAAAAACTTAATAGACAAATACGGAAAAGACAGACCTCGTAGAACTGAAATCTTAGAATTTGGTGAAGTACAGGCAACTATTGTTGCTGCTAATAATCAAAAACTATATGTAGACAGAGAAGGTGGTTTTGTAGGATATGGACTAAAGAAAGATGAGTTCATAAGCGACTGTTCCGATATTGATGATATCATCGCTTTTAGAAGCGACGGAACATATAGCATCTCAAAAATTCAAGAAAAGAACTTCTTGGGTAAGGGTATAATCCATTGTGCGGTTTTCCGTAAAAACGATGAAAGAAGGATTTATAACTTCATTTATCTTGATGGAAAAACGGGGGTATCTTACGCAAAAAGATTTAATATCACTTCTATAACGAGGGATAAGGAATACACCGTCACCAAGGGTAATCCAAAATCGAAAGTATTGTACTGGAGCGACAATGAGAATGGTGAAGCTGAAATAGTTACCGTAAACCTAACTGCTGGTTCTACTGCCAAAAAGAAGCAATTCGAATATAATTTTGCCGACTTACTCATCAAAGGAAGGTCATCGCAAGGAAATAAACTGACGAAATATCCGGTAAGGAAAGTAACTCTCAAAACCGCAGGGAAGTCTACGCTAGGTGGAGTTGATATTTGGTACACACCAAATATTGGAAGACTCAATAGAGACGAACACGGTGAATACGTTGGTAATTTCGAGGCGGATGATAAGATTATAGTTATTTATAAAAATGGAGAATACGAACTCACCAATTTTGAATTAACCAACCACTACGACGCAAGGCAAGTGTCCCTTTTATCGAAGTTTGAAGAGGACAAGCCTATTTCTGCGATCTATTATGATGGCGAGCAAAGACTTTACCTTGTTAAGAGATTTTTGATCGAAACTTCAACCATGGATAAGCGATTCCAATTCTTGAATGAACATAATAGAACGGAGATGCTTGGCTTGAGTTACGATTACCTACCACGTGTAGAAATCAAATACAAGAAAGATAGAAAGTCAAATGTAGTTGCCAAAGAATTCAAAATGGAGGACATGGTCGACGTTAGAGGTTGGAAAGCCCAAGGTAATAGATTACCAATGATGAAAATCAGCAGTGTCAAAATGCTCGATCCTGAAATTCCCGAAGAGGAAGAGAAAGAAGACGAGGATGTGGAGGATACAGTTGATAACGACAACAAGGAACCAAAGTCTGCTAAGGAGTCGGATGATGACACTGTCGATAACGATGATGACTCGGATGATGATGATGACAACAGTGACGACGAAGATGATGACAGCGTCGACGACAATGACGATGACAGCGATGATGATGATGACAACAGTGACGACGAAGATAGCGACGACGACGATGATAGTGACGACGACGGGGATGATGACCCCAAGAACGATACTGAACCTCCTGTAGTAGAATCAAAAAAGGAAGAAGCTAAAACGGAACCAGGTGCAATACCAAAACCAGCAAAGCCAAAACCGAAAGACGAAACTCAATTAGGATTGTTCTAA
- a CDS encoding Right handed beta helix region: MTNIKRTPNANSMLSILLLVLLFCTNLFAQKAAIHIATSGNDQNNGTENNPVASVERANQLVKEHITNRVSEDTIRVIFHEGTYRLSEGIILNAANSGTEHSPIIYQSKQGEKVIISGAIPIKGFGKLSKNHDLYRKSPEIASKIVEIDLTKTSLSIFDKIRLRGFSGSSAPAPYSFRELYLNGKPMPLSRWPNDGYSNFTHAVSDSSSKVIKTGIVYEDEHISSWKIEPNILLHGYWKYLWADAYEQVSEIDADQHTIWLTPPYNHYLFSENKPFAAYNVISEIDLPGEWAYDYQKKKIYFYPPEDTQNSSLELSICETPLLQINDAAWISIRGIQFQMGAENGLLIKDSQHINIIDCDINGFAGEGIMMLNGHKNTISSCRIYNMGRGGIVAKGGNRETLERSDYVIDNCHIHDLSRIDHTYTPGIWVDGVGTTIKHSKFHDIPSSAMRINGNDHIVEYNDISHVVTESDDQGAIDMWGDPTYRGNVFRCNYIYDIGPKNQGKIDTHAGRAGIRFDDAIAGCLVYSNIFKNCAGGAFGAIQIHGGNKNLIWNNLFYQNSGGISFTPWSKSHWANYTKKSMEFFDQHSFLYVSRYPELIEITENLNKNTVSQNLFINCAKTTLRMPEAVVMNNNLALTLTSKLEDNAYSLKSIEEELRKIKFQPIPFEKIGLQNE; this comes from the coding sequence ATGACAAATATTAAAAGAACCCCAAATGCTAATTCAATGCTCAGCATTTTACTTTTGGTGCTTCTATTTTGTACGAACCTTTTTGCTCAAAAAGCAGCAATACACATCGCAACATCTGGAAATGACCAAAACAATGGAACAGAAAATAACCCTGTCGCAAGTGTGGAGCGAGCAAATCAATTGGTTAAGGAGCACATTACCAATCGAGTAAGCGAAGACACCATCCGCGTTATATTTCATGAAGGAACATATAGACTAAGTGAAGGAATTATTTTGAATGCTGCTAACTCTGGAACTGAGCATTCGCCTATAATTTACCAAAGCAAGCAGGGTGAGAAAGTGATTATCTCAGGAGCTATTCCTATTAAAGGCTTCGGTAAGCTTTCCAAAAATCATGATTTGTACCGTAAATCACCTGAAATAGCAAGCAAAATCGTTGAGATAGATTTGACCAAAACTTCGCTATCAATCTTTGACAAGATCAGATTAAGGGGCTTTAGCGGTAGTAGTGCCCCAGCCCCTTACTCTTTTAGAGAACTTTATTTAAATGGAAAACCCATGCCGCTTTCTAGATGGCCAAATGACGGCTATTCTAATTTTACACATGCTGTTTCGGATTCATCAAGTAAGGTTATCAAAACAGGGATTGTATATGAGGACGAACATATCTCTAGCTGGAAAATAGAGCCCAATATTTTACTACACGGCTATTGGAAATATCTATGGGCAGATGCCTATGAACAAGTTTCAGAGATAGATGCAGACCAGCATACCATTTGGCTCACTCCTCCATATAATCACTATCTGTTTTCGGAGAACAAACCTTTTGCAGCCTACAATGTCATCAGTGAAATAGACTTACCTGGAGAATGGGCCTACGATTACCAAAAGAAAAAAATCTACTTCTACCCTCCCGAAGATACTCAAAACTCCTCGCTCGAACTTTCAATTTGTGAAACTCCGCTGTTACAAATCAACGATGCAGCGTGGATCAGCATTAGAGGTATTCAATTTCAAATGGGAGCAGAAAATGGCCTTTTGATTAAGGATAGTCAGCATATAAATATTATCGACTGCGACATTAACGGTTTTGCTGGCGAGGGCATAATGATGCTGAATGGTCACAAAAATACAATTTCCTCGTGTCGTATATACAACATGGGTAGAGGTGGAATTGTCGCCAAAGGAGGCAATAGAGAAACGCTAGAAAGGTCAGACTACGTAATAGATAATTGTCACATACACGATTTGTCGAGAATTGATCATACCTACACCCCAGGCATATGGGTTGATGGTGTGGGCACAACTATTAAGCATTCCAAATTTCATGATATTCCCAGTAGTGCCATGCGAATAAATGGAAACGACCATATCGTTGAATACAATGACATATCTCATGTGGTAACTGAGTCTGACGATCAAGGTGCCATAGATATGTGGGGCGATCCTACTTACAGAGGCAATGTGTTTCGATGCAATTACATTTATGACATAGGCCCCAAAAACCAAGGCAAGATAGATACGCACGCAGGCAGAGCCGGTATCAGGTTTGATGATGCCATAGCTGGTTGCCTGGTATATTCCAATATCTTTAAAAACTGTGCAGGTGGTGCATTTGGAGCAATTCAAATCCATGGCGGAAACAAAAACCTGATTTGGAACAATCTATTTTATCAAAATAGCGGTGGTATTTCATTTACTCCATGGTCAAAAAGTCATTGGGCAAATTATACCAAGAAATCCATGGAATTCTTTGATCAGCATAGCTTTTTGTATGTCTCTCGCTACCCTGAACTTATAGAAATAACTGAGAATCTCAATAAAAATACGGTGAGCCAAAACCTATTCATCAATTGTGCTAAAACTACATTGAGAATGCCTGAGGCGGTTGTAATGAATAATAACCTGGCACTAACTTTAACCTCAAAACTGGAAGACAATGCATACTCCTTAAAAAGTATAGAGGAAGAATTGCGTAAAATAAAGTTTCAACCTATTCCATTCGAAAAAATAGGATTACAAAACGAGTAA
- a CDS encoding galactosamine-6-phosphate isomerase, which produces MDIKVFDDAERLATAVADHIINLVKSKPTATLVLTSGDTPKRAYQIIAQKAKVLDFSQCMIIGLDEWVGIGPENEGSCSYIVIENLLKPLGISVENYTFFDALGSNLEQECLRVDKLISDRGGLDYILVGLGLNGHIGLNEPGYSFDHYCHVSDLAQMTIEVGQKYFNSATTLSKGITIGLKHLLEAQEAMLMVSGSKKASIVAETINKTPSSDVPSTVFQLHKNASLFLDKEAASNI; this is translated from the coding sequence ATGGACATCAAAGTATTTGACGACGCAGAGAGACTAGCAACAGCGGTTGCCGATCATATCATTAATTTGGTTAAAAGTAAGCCAACAGCAACCTTGGTGTTGACATCTGGCGATACGCCTAAACGAGCTTATCAAATAATAGCTCAAAAGGCTAAGGTGCTTGACTTTTCTCAATGCATGATCATTGGCCTTGATGAATGGGTAGGCATAGGTCCCGAAAATGAGGGAAGTTGTAGTTATATAGTGATAGAAAATCTTCTGAAACCACTAGGGATTTCGGTCGAAAACTATACTTTCTTTGATGCTCTGGGATCTAACTTAGAGCAAGAATGTCTTCGCGTAGATAAGTTAATTTCGGATAGGGGAGGACTAGACTATATTCTTGTCGGACTTGGGCTAAATGGCCACATAGGTCTCAATGAGCCCGGTTATTCATTTGACCATTATTGCCATGTGTCAGATTTGGCTCAAATGACCATTGAGGTAGGGCAAAAGTATTTCAACTCAGCCACCACACTTTCAAAAGGTATCACAATTGGCTTGAAACATTTGCTGGAGGCACAAGAAGCGATGCTCATGGTAAGTGGTAGTAAAAAAGCCAGTATCGTAGCTGAAACCATCAATAAGACGCCATCGAGCGATGTACCTTCTACTGTGTTTCAATTACATAAAAACGCCTCTTTGTTTTTGGACAAAGAGGCGGCTTCTAATATTTAG
- a CDS encoding cAMP-binding domain of CRP or a regulatory subunit of cAMP-dependent protein kinases, with translation MRNEILTYLSKYTEITEELESVISESTYIKTFKKGTILLKEGAFSTECYFVLKGCIRSYFLKDGEEKTIEFYTEEHAVTPTNYGKPTPSTYYLECVEDVIASVGNPELEKETFKRYPSLESLSRKIAEVIIAKNQESFTAFKTSNPEERYLNLLKTRPDLIQRIPNYQIASYLGIKPESLSRIRKRIMTKK, from the coding sequence GTGAGGAACGAAATATTAACATATCTATCAAAGTATACCGAAATTACGGAAGAGCTAGAGAGCGTAATTTCGGAAAGTACATATATCAAAACCTTTAAAAAAGGGACTATTCTGCTTAAAGAAGGTGCTTTTTCTACTGAGTGTTATTTCGTTTTAAAAGGATGTATTAGAAGTTATTTTTTGAAAGACGGAGAAGAAAAAACTATCGAGTTTTATACAGAAGAACATGCCGTAACACCAACAAATTATGGAAAACCAACACCATCTACTTATTACCTAGAATGTGTAGAGGATGTTATTGCGAGTGTGGGTAATCCAGAATTAGAAAAAGAAACATTTAAGAGGTATCCCTCTTTGGAGTCTCTTTCTAGAAAAATAGCTGAGGTGATCATTGCTAAAAATCAAGAATCATTTACTGCTTTTAAAACATCTAATCCCGAAGAAAGGTATTTGAATTTGTTAAAGACCAGACCTGATTTAATCCAAAGAATACCTAATTACCAAATAGCGAGTTACTTGGGTATAAAACCCGAGTCTTTAAGCCGAATTAGAAAGAGAATAATGACCAAAAAATGA
- a CDS encoding NADP-dependent 3-hydroxy acid dehydrogenase YdfG — protein MSTEKKVWFITGVSSGLGKQLANEVLSQGQIVVGTFRKQAQVEEFNNQNPGNSFGVLIDVASTQMIIDGVKTVFDKFGKFDVVVNNAGYGVMGSIEEISDEEVRRQFEVNVFGVLTTLRAVLPAMRKQRSGHIINITSIAGRIGSQGLGIYNGSKFALEGIGEALAAELKPLNIKVTNVEPGPFRTEWAGSSAAYDNTKIDDYESTVGERIRGLQGLNGNQPGDPAKAAAAIYKLAQLEEAPVHLPLGKIAYDVFGNVNNGLIAELAKFEDLGKPCDFE, from the coding sequence ATGAGTACAGAAAAAAAAGTATGGTTTATCACTGGTGTATCATCGGGATTAGGTAAACAGTTGGCTAATGAGGTATTATCACAAGGACAAATTGTGGTAGGGACTTTTAGAAAACAAGCCCAAGTAGAGGAGTTTAACAACCAAAACCCAGGGAATTCTTTTGGTGTACTTATAGATGTGGCTTCTACTCAGATGATCATTGATGGTGTTAAAACCGTATTTGATAAGTTCGGAAAGTTCGATGTTGTCGTTAATAATGCTGGTTATGGTGTTATGGGTAGTATCGAAGAAATTTCGGATGAAGAAGTAAGAAGACAATTTGAAGTAAATGTATTTGGTGTTTTGACTACACTAAGAGCGGTATTACCGGCCATGCGTAAGCAGCGATCTGGTCATATTATTAATATTACTTCTATCGCAGGGCGTATTGGTTCTCAAGGTCTAGGAATTTACAATGGGTCTAAATTTGCCTTGGAGGGCATAGGGGAGGCTTTAGCAGCAGAATTAAAGCCGCTTAACATCAAAGTAACTAATGTAGAACCTGGGCCATTTAGAACAGAATGGGCAGGAAGTTCTGCAGCTTATGATAATACCAAAATTGACGATTACGAAAGCACCGTAGGCGAGCGTATAAGAGGTTTACAGGGTTTGAATGGAAACCAACCGGGCGATCCTGCTAAAGCGGCAGCTGCTATTTATAAACTAGCTCAGCTAGAAGAAGCACCTGTACATTTACCATTGGGTAAGATTGCTTATGACGTTTTCGGAAATGTAAATAACGGATTAATTGCAGAGTTGGCCAAGTTTGAAGACTTAGGCAAGCCATGTGATTTCGAATAG
- a CDS encoding AraC-type DNA-binding protein, with amino-acid sequence MDYHTFQPHSHLESLISCYWTLEVPAAPDVQKQRIIPDGCIEMAFILGDDIKRYVTDEEFILQPRAMVIGQTIDPFYIEPTGYVNTFAVRFYPYGFANFVTTPIQNLANKETPIGMLFGEEKAEELTQKIVQANNSIRRIEIIEEFLLAKLNDKTTIDNIVRQTIDALLSTNGTASITSILQSDLSKRRQLERKFIKQIGVSPKQLGKVIRLQTALKLILNNKTENLTNIAYESEYYDQAHFTKDFKEFTGINPKVFLGNENMALSSLFYQ; translated from the coding sequence ATGGACTATCATACGTTTCAGCCACATTCTCATTTGGAATCACTTATCAGCTGCTATTGGACTTTGGAAGTTCCTGCCGCACCTGATGTTCAAAAACAGCGTATCATCCCTGATGGTTGTATAGAAATGGCTTTTATACTTGGTGATGACATAAAGCGATATGTAACTGACGAGGAATTTATACTTCAACCTCGTGCAATGGTAATTGGTCAGACGATTGATCCATTTTACATTGAGCCAACAGGCTACGTAAATACATTTGCTGTCCGCTTTTACCCATACGGATTTGCAAACTTTGTGACAACACCTATTCAAAACTTGGCAAATAAGGAAACACCAATTGGAATGTTGTTTGGTGAAGAAAAAGCAGAAGAGTTAACACAAAAAATCGTTCAAGCGAATAACAGTATTCGGCGAATAGAGATCATTGAGGAATTCCTTCTAGCCAAATTGAACGATAAAACAACTATCGACAACATTGTAAGGCAAACCATTGATGCCCTATTGTCAACCAATGGAACTGCATCAATAACCTCAATTCTTCAATCAGACTTGTCGAAAAGAAGGCAGCTCGAAAGGAAGTTTATCAAACAAATTGGAGTAAGCCCTAAACAATTAGGAAAGGTAATCAGACTTCAAACGGCTTTGAAACTGATACTGAATAATAAGACTGAGAACTTAACCAACATTGCTTACGAAAGTGAATATTACGACCAAGCCCATTTTACAAAAGACTTTAAAGAATTTACAGGAATAAACCCTAAAGTGTTTTTAGGCAATGAAAACATGGCACTTTCTTCTCTTTTCTACCAGTAA
- a CDS encoding Glyoxylase, beta-lactamase superfamily II, producing MNKDISRRNLLKKMGLTAGGMAMGTAPVMASNGLEIKRNPYIYSFRIGELEAWSISDGFMLFDAGLDLMEPTNSHAQMREAMLSNHEDPSFLPMYINILVIRKGKEVIIFDAGYGIVNNSERGWFQEGLSAIGIDKNDVTAGFLSHAHGDHIDGFVGPDGKPMFPNAAIFTTQEEFNFWRQKNPDFSKSNRNPSWIPGMVKHAKKQFEILSPQIQTVKTGSVLFDNLVTVENGFGHTPGHAVYKITSGEDSLFHIVDLSHNPVLMFENPAWSIKLDHSPAVAIASRERIFSMAAEKKMRCFGFHIPWPGLGYINKKEKGYSWLPERMWW from the coding sequence ATGAATAAGGATATCTCAAGAAGGAATCTATTAAAGAAAATGGGACTTACCGCCGGAGGAATGGCCATGGGAACGGCTCCTGTAATGGCTAGTAACGGTTTAGAGATTAAGCGTAATCCGTACATTTATTCATTTCGGATTGGTGAATTAGAAGCATGGTCTATCAGTGATGGTTTTATGCTTTTTGATGCGGGTTTAGACCTTATGGAACCAACTAACTCTCATGCCCAAATGAGGGAAGCCATGCTCTCAAATCATGAAGACCCTAGCTTTTTGCCCATGTACATTAATATTTTGGTCATTAGAAAGGGAAAAGAGGTCATCATCTTTGATGCCGGATATGGTATAGTAAACAACTCTGAAAGAGGCTGGTTTCAGGAAGGATTAAGTGCTATTGGTATTGATAAAAATGATGTAACAGCAGGTTTTTTAAGTCATGCTCATGGAGATCATATTGATGGTTTTGTGGGACCAGATGGTAAACCTATGTTTCCTAATGCCGCTATTTTTACCACACAAGAAGAATTTAACTTTTGGCGACAAAAAAATCCAGATTTTTCTAAGTCAAACAGAAACCCATCTTGGATTCCTGGCATGGTTAAGCATGCTAAAAAGCAATTTGAAATACTCTCTCCCCAAATACAAACAGTAAAAACAGGAAGTGTATTATTTGACAATTTGGTAACCGTAGAGAATGGTTTTGGGCATACGCCTGGCCATGCTGTATATAAAATAACCTCCGGAGAAGATTCTTTATTTCATATAGTGGATTTATCTCATAATCCTGTTTTAATGTTCGAAAACCCTGCTTGGTCCATTAAGTTGGACCACTCCCCAGCGGTGGCTATTGCGTCCAGAGAAAGAATATTTTCTATGGCAGCAGAAAAAAAGATGCGTTGTTTTGGCTTTCATATTCCTTGGCCGGGGCTAGGTTATATCAATAAAAAAGAAAAAGGCTATAGCTGGTTGCCAGAAAGAATGTGGTGGTGA
- a CDS encoding Glyoxalase-like domain-containing protein encodes MKLGAFSISLAVKDIHKSKEFYEKLGFTYKGGNIDQNWIVLRNENTVIGLFQGMFEGNIITFNPGWDSDAQHLEEFDDVRLIQKQLKEHGIALTGEADENTTGPAHITLTDPDGNNILIDQHR; translated from the coding sequence ATGAAATTAGGAGCATTTTCAATAAGTCTTGCCGTAAAAGACATTCATAAATCTAAGGAGTTCTACGAGAAACTAGGGTTTACCTATAAAGGCGGAAACATAGACCAAAATTGGATTGTTCTCAGAAATGAGAATACGGTCATAGGTCTTTTTCAAGGGATGTTTGAAGGTAATATTATCACCTTTAATCCTGGCTGGGATAGCGATGCACAGCATTTAGAGGAGTTTGACGATGTAAGACTTATACAAAAACAACTCAAAGAACATGGTATAGCACTTACTGGTGAAGCTGATGAAAATACCACAGGTCCAGCTCATATCACTTTAACAGACCCAGACGGAAACAATATTTTGATAGACCAGCATAGGTAG